The DNA segment CGACCATTCAGGGGGCGACGGGAGAGTGGCCCGATGCGCTGATTCCGAAGAAAGACGAGTACGTCGGAGAGCTCCGCAATGCTTTTCCTTTCTCGGTAGGAGCAGGCAGAAACCAGCCGATCTGGATCGAGATTTATATCCCGGTCACGGCCGCCGCCGGGGTCTACTCCGGGTCGGCCACCGTCACCGCCTCCGGCCAGAATCCGGTGGTCGTTCCGATCCAGCTCACCGTCTGGAATTTCACCCTCCCTTCCACCGCTACCCTCAAATCGGCCTACTCGATCGATTACCATCTCATTACACTCGGACATCAGATCGGGAAATATGATCCCGAGAAAAAGGGGCATCTCGACCTGGTGACGTTATATACAAAAGCGAATCTGCTCCATCGGCTGACCAACGATTACCTTCCCGGACCGCAGACCCTTCCCGGAAAGTGGGCTCAGTTTGATTCGACCTTTGGTCCTTTTCTGGACGGAACGGCGAGCCTTCCGGGAGGGAAACTTTCCGGAGCGAAGGAGACCAGCTACCGGATGTCGGTCTGGTCACACGAGACCGATGTTCCCTTTTTAAAAGAGGTCGCCCTCCATACCAAATCAAAAGGATGGTTTGATCGCGTTTTTGAATACACCTCCGATGAACCGAAGACGGCGGGGGATTGGAAAACGATTCGGGTTCGCGCAACGGCCCTTCATCAAGCAGACCCGAAGCTGCGCGCGCTGGTCACGACGAGTTATCAAAGCGCGTCCAAAAACGGGGTCGCCTCTCTCATCGATCTCTTCGTTCCGACCCTCCGGTTTATGGACAACAAGCCTGCGCCGAGTCCGCGTTCGGAAGTGCCGGGGGGAAACGACACGATCGGAAATCAGAGGAGTAGATATGGCCCGGAGGTCTGGTGGTATCAGGCTTGCGGCAGTCATGGCTGCGGCATCATCGGCGGCGGCCCGGAAGATCGTGCCGGCTATCACACCGGCTGGCCTGCGGTCATGATCGATCTGCCGGCGATGTTTAATCGGATCATGCAATGGATGACATTCAAATATCATATTCAGGGAGAGCTTTATTACGACATGGTTTATGCTTTCGGATCGGGAGACCCTTGGACGACGCAATATTATTACGGCGGCAACGGGGATGGAACGCTCTATTATCCCGGCCGGCCGGACCAGATCGGCGGAAAAAGTCAGATCCCGATCGAATCGATTCGTTTAAAACTGCTCCGGGAGGGGATGGAAGATTATGAGTATTTGGCTCTCCTCAAGGGCCTCGGCGAGGAGGCTTTCGCGCAGCAACAGGCGGCCCGTCTCGTGACCAACACCTACACCTGGAGCAAAGATCCGGCGCTCCTCTACGAGGCCCGTGAGAAGGTCGCCCTACAGATCCTCTCGCATCTGAATCCTGCTGCGGCCCCTCCGAATCCAACACCCGCGCGCTAGGCAAAAGGCTTGACACTCCCTATAATTAAGGTGTAAATTACCTTTCAATTGTCCCCTGGAAAACGGCCATAGGATTCAAGTATTCGAGCGCCGTCGCCTGGGATGTAAGCATTGTGCGGGAGTAGCGCAGTGGTAGCGTAGGAGCTTCCCAAGCTCTTGGTCGCGGGTTCGAATCCCGTCTCCCGCTCCAGTTCTTTTTTAAAGTGAAGACAGCGTAAAGAGGCTTTGAGAGGTAACCCGCGACCGCGGGTTCGATGACGTGGCCGTCGCATCGCAGAGCGGCGCGACGGCCATTTTATAAAGCGAAGCCTCCATACGGCACGCTCCCTCTTTTAGGGAGCCATCCCGTCTCCCGCTCCAGTTCGTTCTTAATTAGCCGGGTTCTCTGCCAGAGTCCCGGCTTTTTATATTAAGAGAACCGCATTATCACCCCGAGGTATCACGGAATGCTGCTTGAAGTAAACGGGTATCCTTTTCTTCTGGACGATCGGCCGACACGGATTTACCTTTTCCGGCATGGCGAGGTCACGACCTTTGAGCGGAAGACGTACAACGGTCAGACCGATGTCGGACTCACGCCGAGAGGGATCTCCCAACTGGAAGACGCGGCTGCGCGGCTGGCCGGTCTTCCGATCGAAGCGGTTTACACAAGCGATCTTGAGCGGAGCCGCCGGGGAGGGGAGGCGATTGCCAAAACCTGCGGGGTGCCGCTTTATGAGATGCCGGCCTTGCGCGAGAAAAACTTCGGGGTCTGGGAGGGGTGTACGGCCGAGGAGATTGCCGGCCGGTATCCCGAGGCATGGAACGCCTGGCTGACTGATCCGATGGACAGCCGGCCCGAAGGGGCGGAGACCTATCGTGAGGTGGGGGAGCGGGTTTTCTGGGCCCTGGAGCGGATCTTAAAAACGCATCCGGGAGAAGAGGTGGCAGTGGTGGCGCATGGCGGGGTGAATAAGATGATCCTCGCCGCCTCTCTTTGTCAGCCGCCTCGGGCCCTCTTCCGAATCGAACAAAAGTATGGCGGGCTGAACATCATCGACTTCTACCGAAAGCGGGTCCTGGTCCGGCTGGTGAACGGCTGAGGAGTGAATCGGCAAAGCGGCCTGCTTTGAAGATTGACAATGAGAGTTCGAATAGGCTAAAAAGAAATAATTTTAAACGGTGACGGAGGGGTTCCGAACGATGATTAAAATGAAGAAGCCGAAAGAGGTTCTGCTGCAGAGCGATCTGTCCGGGTTGGGGACGCCGGTGCGGGGAAAGGTCCGCGACATCTATGATCTCGGCGATTCATTTCTCTTTGTTGCCTCCGATCGAATCTCCGCGTTCGACGTCGTGCTACCTGAAGGCATTCCGGGGAAAGGCTATGTTCTCACGCAGCTCTCTCTCCATTGGTTCAACCATTTTGCCAAGATGGGAGATTCGGTGCCGAATCATGTGATTACCGCCGACTTCGACCGCTTCCCGAAACAGTGCCAGCCCCATCGCGACGTATTGGAAGGGCGGAGCATGTTGGTCCGGAAGGCCGAGCCGCTGCCGGTCGAATGCATCGTTCGCGGCTATCTCTCCGGGTCAGGATGGAAGGAGTATCAGAAAAGCGGAACGGTCTGCGGCGAGAAGCTGCCGGCGGGACTGGTCGAATCGGCGCGGCTTCCGGAGCCGATCTTTACCCCCTCGACCAAGGCGCCGATGGGGACCCATGACATCAATATTCCGTTTGATGAGATGAAGTCGAAGGTCGGAGCGGCCTTAGCGGAAGAGGTCCGCACCGCAAGTCTGAATATTTACAAGAAAGCGGCGGCGCATGCGGAAGCGCGCGGCATCATCATCGCAGATACCAAAATGGAGTTCGGCCTCGATCCAAAAACGAAGCGCCCGATTTTGATCGACGAGCTCCTCACCCCCGATTCGTCGCGCTTCTGGCCGATGGATACCTATCAGCCCGGAACAGGCCAGCCGAGCTTTGACAAACAATATGTTCGGGATTATCTCCTCTCGATCCACTGGAACGGGAATCCGCCCCCGCCCCATCTTCCCCCTTCGGTGGTGGAGCAGACGAGCCAAAAGTATGAGGAAGCGCTCGATCGATTGACGAAGTAAGTTTTCGCGTTGATTGATGGCGACTTTTTTACGGCAACGGGATACCCTTGACGTAAAATGGTTGACGAAGGGACCCCTGAATGTTATAATCCAGGTCACGTTCTATTTTGGGTCTGAGTGTGTTCACTAAACCCCAAGCTTTTGGGGTTTTTTTTTGAGGGGAATCGATAGAAGGATGAAGGCCGAAATCCAAACCAAATTGAGAGAAGATATCCGAAACATCGCGATCATCGCGCACGTCGACCACGGCAAGACGACGTTGGTCGACAAGATGCTCCGTCAAGGGGGCGCCTTCAAGTCGCATGAAGGGATGGTTGAGCGGGTGATGGACTCGAACGATCTCGAGCGCGAGCGGGGAATCACGATCCTAGCGAAGAACACCTCGGTCCATTATAAGGATTTCAAGATCAATATCGTCGACACCCCGGGCCATGCCGACTTCTCCGGAGAGGTCGAGCGGACCCTCAATATGGTCAATGGCGTCCTTCTCTTGGTCGATGCCTTTGAAGGGGCGATGCCTCAGACGAAGTTTGTTTTGAGAAAAGCGCTTGAGCTTCACCTTCGTCCGATCGTCGTGATCAACAAAATTGACCGCACCGACGCGCGGCCCAAAGAGGTGGTCGATCAGGTGATCGAACTCTTTCTCGAATTGGAAGCGGACAACGATCAGCTCGATTTCCCCATCGTTTATGCTTCAGCGAAAGCCGGTTTTGCCAAGATGAACTTGGAAGACACCTCCACCGATCTTTCGCCTTTGTTCGAAACGATCATTTCGAGGGTCAGCCCTCCTCCGGGCGATGCGACGGCGCCGCTCCAGATGTTGGTGACCTCTCTCGACTATGATAATTTCGTCGGCCGCATCGCGCTGGGCCGGGTCTTCAGAGGAAAAATCCGAGTCGGAGAGCCTTTGGCGCTCATCCAAACCGGCGGAGAGATTGTGAAAGGAAAAGTCAGCCGAATCATCGGGTACGAAGGGCTGAAAAAAGTTGAGCTGCCTGAAGCGGCGGCCGGCGAGATCATCGGCGTGGCCGGTTTTGAGGAGACGCAGATCGGCGCAACGCTCGCCGATCCGAATACCCCTGAGGCGCTTCCGACCATCTCCATCGGCGAGCCGACGATCTCGATGAATTTTATGGTCAACACCTCTCCGTTCGCCGGGAAAGAGGGAAAGTTCGTCACCAGCCGAAACCTGCGCGAGCGGCTCTATCGGGAACTCCGCTCCAACGTCGCGCTCCGGATCGAAGAGACCGGCAGCACCGACATCTTTAAGGTATCGGGACGGGGAGAGCTTCATCTCTCGATTTTAATCGAGACGATGCGACGGGAAGGATATGAGTTTGCCGTATCTCGACCGACCGTTATTTTGAAAGAGGTTGAGGGGCAAACCCATGAGCCGATTGAACGGCTCTGGCTCGACGTTGAAGAGACCTACATCGGAACCGTGATGGAGGGGTTGGGCCGTCGGCGCGGGGAGATGGTCAATATGGGAAGTGCGCATGGTTCGCATGTCCGTCTTGAATTCGAGGTTCCCTCCCGGGGTCTGATCGGCTATCGCTCCGAATTCTTGACCGCCACCCGCGGGACCGGGATCATGAACTACACCTTCTCCTCCTTTCAGCCGTATAAGGGAGAGATCTCATCCCGAACCAAGGGGGCGCTGATTTCGATGGAAACCGGCGAAGCGATCCTCTTCTCGCTCCACCATATTCAGGAGCGCGGGGTCCTCTTCGTCGCCCCCGGAGAAAAGATCTATGAGGGAATGGTGATCGGAGAGCACTCCCGCGCAAACGATCTGGTCGTCAATGCCTCAAAGAAAAAGCATCTGACCAATTTCAGATCTTCCACCGCCGAAGATGCGTTGGTGCTCACCCAGCCGAGGAAAATGAGTCTGGAAGAGGCGATCGCGTTTCTCGCGGATGATGAGCTCCTCGAAGTGACCCCTCAAACGATCCGGCTTCGCAAGAAATACCTCAGCGATCTGGAGCGGAAGCGATCAGCTAAGAAATAGATAAAAAAGCGTTTTTGGCGTGATTTTTGATTTGACAAGGATTACAGCCGTGTATTATCATGAACCCATATTTTCGACATATCCTGCGGGCCGGTCCACTAAAAAAACCGAGAGTATTTTCTAGGAAAAATAAGGAGTTGTGATGAATCAGACGCAAGAGCCAGCCTACCGTGTTGTTACAGGTCCCGAGGGGCTGCTCCCCCCCGCCGCAGCCATTATGGGAATCCATCTTCCTGAGGATGGGGAAGGTTTGGTCGAGGGAAGAATTGTTCCTGAAGAAAAGGCGATGGAAGCGGCCGCCATTGCCATGCTGACGCGGAAGAATCCGACCCTTTTCCCCGGTCCGCTGATGCTCTGGGGATGGAATGACCATACGATTGAGAAGTCGGCTCCTTTTTTTGATGTGGCAAATGAGATCCCCGGCGTTCGAATCATCCCGATGCCGGATTATCGTCCGATCTATCCGAAAATCGATCCGGAAGCGGTGATCAATCCCTGCCATCCGAATCTCACCATCTGGCACAATAAAATCGAAGCGTGCATCTTTATCGGCGTCCATTGCCATTTCGCAAACATCACTCTCAAAATGATCCGCGCGGGAACGAACTGTTATACCATCGCCCTCTGCGCCGAGGCGGGTCATGAAGATGCCATGGCCTCCGTTCCCAACTTTACCGCCGAAAAGCTGAAGAACTTTGCCGAGACGCTGAGACGGGTGAAGAAGAACGGGGTCAAGCCCTTATACGAAGGACAAGGAATTATCCCCTCCGGATGGGCCCAAATTGCCGGCTTGACGGGCGCGAATATGGTAAAGCCTGCGGAAGAGATGGTCGAGGCCGGTTTCTCGCACGATTTGGAAAAAGGGTTGGACGAGAACGAGGAATAACTCTCTGTTGATTTTTAGTTGTTGATTCTGGCCCCAAAGAGAATGTTTCTGGGGAGCCCCTTAAGAAGGAGGTCACCAAATAATGAGCGAAGGACTCGGAGAAGAGGTTAAAACCAATCCCCAGGGAGACGTGATCACTGCAGCCCCGGCGCCTACCAAAGAGGCGAAGAAGGGGGCGGCGGCGCAGCGGGTGGTCGATCCCGACTATCTCTTTTTGCAGGCACCCCGTGAGAAGACGTTCATTACCGGGAGCGAGGCGGCGAAAGAGGCGATCCGGCGGGCCAATGTTGATGTGGCGATCTCCTATCCGATCACCCCTCAGAGCGAAACGATGCAGCAGGTCGGCTATCTCTATGCCGAGGGGTATGTCAAAGATTATTATCGTGGTGAAGAAGAGTATGGTGTGATGTCGGCCATCGCCGGCGCATCCCGCTCCGGGGTCCGCTGCTTGTCCGCGACCGCCGGACCGGGTTTGATGAGAGGTTTGGAGGTCATCTCCTCCTGGCCGGGCGGACGCCTGCCGGCGGTTCTTTTAATTATGTGCCGGGTGATCAACGCCCCGTTGGCGATTCAGCCCGATAACGTCGAGCTCTCCTACATGCTGAACACCGGCTGTCTTCTTTTCCATGCCGAAAACCAACAAGATTTCTATGATTATTCGCTTGCGGCGTTTATGATCGGCGAGAAGCCGGAGGTGACCCTCCCTGTCGCCGTGGCGGTGGACGGATTCTTCGTCACCCATGCGCGCGGCTGGGTCTCGCTTCCCGCGGCCGATATTAAGCTTCCTCCTCGGGACTGTTACCATGAAGCGGTGCCGATGATGGATAACGAAAATCCGCCGATCCGTATCTCCCGCGATGCGCCGATTCAAAAGTCGAACTTCATCTCCTATCAGATGCACGCCTCTTGGCAGCAGGAGATCTGGGCGGCGCAGGAGCGTTCCCGGAAGTGGATCGATCGCTGGTTAGGCGGACTGATCGAGGTCGTTAATCCGAAAGCAAAAATCATGATCGTTGCTTCGGGCTCGGCTGTGTCTCAGTCCCGTGAAGCGGTCCGACAGGCGGCCGAGCAGGGGCTTGAAGTCGGTTTGGTGAAGATTAAATCGGTCCGGCCCTTCCCGGCGGACGAGGTGCGGGCGGCGCTCGACCATGCTGAAAAAATTATTGTCCCGGAGTTCAATTATGTCGGCTGGCT comes from the Candidatus Manganitrophaceae bacterium genome and includes:
- a CDS encoding phosphoribosylaminoimidazolesuccinocarboxamide synthase, which codes for MKKPKEVLLQSDLSGLGTPVRGKVRDIYDLGDSFLFVASDRISAFDVVLPEGIPGKGYVLTQLSLHWFNHFAKMGDSVPNHVITADFDRFPKQCQPHRDVLEGRSMLVRKAEPLPVECIVRGYLSGSGWKEYQKSGTVCGEKLPAGLVESARLPEPIFTPSTKAPMGTHDINIPFDEMKSKVGAALAEEVRTASLNIYKKAAAHAEARGIIIADTKMEFGLDPKTKRPILIDELLTPDSSRFWPMDTYQPGTGQPSFDKQYVRDYLLSIHWNGNPPPPHLPPSVVEQTSQKYEEALDRLTK
- the typA gene encoding translational GTPase TypA; the protein is MKAEIQTKLREDIRNIAIIAHVDHGKTTLVDKMLRQGGAFKSHEGMVERVMDSNDLERERGITILAKNTSVHYKDFKINIVDTPGHADFSGEVERTLNMVNGVLLLVDAFEGAMPQTKFVLRKALELHLRPIVVINKIDRTDARPKEVVDQVIELFLELEADNDQLDFPIVYASAKAGFAKMNLEDTSTDLSPLFETIISRVSPPPGDATAPLQMLVTSLDYDNFVGRIALGRVFRGKIRVGEPLALIQTGGEIVKGKVSRIIGYEGLKKVELPEAAAGEIIGVAGFEETQIGATLADPNTPEALPTISIGEPTISMNFMVNTSPFAGKEGKFVTSRNLRERLYRELRSNVALRIEETGSTDIFKVSGRGELHLSILIETMRREGYEFAVSRPTVILKEVEGQTHEPIERLWLDVEETYIGTVMEGLGRRRGEMVNMGSAHGSHVRLEFEVPSRGLIGYRSEFLTATRGTGIMNYTFSSFQPYKGEISSRTKGALISMETGEAILFSLHHIQERGVLFVAPGEKIYEGMVIGEHSRANDLVVNASKKKHLTNFRSSTAEDALVLTQPRKMSLEEAIAFLADDELLEVTPQTIRLRKKYLSDLERKRSAKK
- a CDS encoding DUF4091 domain-containing protein produces the protein TIQGATGEWPDALIPKKDEYVGELRNAFPFSVGAGRNQPIWIEIYIPVTAAAGVYSGSATVTASGQNPVVVPIQLTVWNFTLPSTATLKSAYSIDYHLITLGHQIGKYDPEKKGHLDLVTLYTKANLLHRLTNDYLPGPQTLPGKWAQFDSTFGPFLDGTASLPGGKLSGAKETSYRMSVWSHETDVPFLKEVALHTKSKGWFDRVFEYTSDEPKTAGDWKTIRVRATALHQADPKLRALVTTSYQSASKNGVASLIDLFVPTLRFMDNKPAPSPRSEVPGGNDTIGNQRSRYGPEVWWYQACGSHGCGIIGGGPEDRAGYHTGWPAVMIDLPAMFNRIMQWMTFKYHIQGELYYDMVYAFGSGDPWTTQYYYGGNGDGTLYYPGRPDQIGGKSQIPIESIRLKLLREGMEDYEYLALLKGLGEEAFAQQQAARLVTNTYTWSKDPALLYEAREKVALQILSHLNPAAAPPNPTPAR
- a CDS encoding histidine phosphatase family protein, producing MLLEVNGYPFLLDDRPTRIYLFRHGEVTTFERKTYNGQTDVGLTPRGISQLEDAAARLAGLPIEAVYTSDLERSRRGGEAIAKTCGVPLYEMPALREKNFGVWEGCTAEEIAGRYPEAWNAWLTDPMDSRPEGAETYREVGERVFWALERILKTHPGEEVAVVAHGGVNKMILAASLCQPPRALFRIEQKYGGLNIIDFYRKRVLVRLVNG
- a CDS encoding ferredoxin oxidoreductase → MSEGLGEEVKTNPQGDVITAAPAPTKEAKKGAAAQRVVDPDYLFLQAPREKTFITGSEAAKEAIRRANVDVAISYPITPQSETMQQVGYLYAEGYVKDYYRGEEEYGVMSAIAGASRSGVRCLSATAGPGLMRGLEVISSWPGGRLPAVLLIMCRVINAPLAIQPDNVELSYMLNTGCLLFHAENQQDFYDYSLAAFMIGEKPEVTLPVAVAVDGFFVTHARGWVSLPAADIKLPPRDCYHEAVPMMDNENPPIRISRDAPIQKSNFISYQMHASWQQEIWAAQERSRKWIDRWLGGLIEVVNPKAKIMIVASGSAVSQSREAVRQAAEQGLEVGLVKIKSVRPFPADEVRAALDHAEKIIVPEFNYVGWLAKEVKSTIRGSERVISGPRVFGGMSMPTELILEYIMGTPNRR